From Penicillium psychrofluorescens genome assembly, chromosome: 1, one genomic window encodes:
- a CDS encoding uncharacterized protein (ID:PFLUO_002197-T1.cds;~source:funannotate): MPSVSKHEAVLEGLKNGTHRTLGVSVGLHQVTPGLQIPKGDTQPTPTLSAPSDLPPGPYTVIALDLDAPFVSWNVMSPIAHWIQTGLHVKQLGQALESDEPAMGPWAAAGPPPGAAPHRYVFFLYSQKPDSSPPPNLTGKPMGLGQRMRFDTEAIVKQLGLGEIVAANYFVSN; the protein is encoded by the exons ATGCCCAGCGTTTCCAAGCATGAGGCGGTCCTGGAGGGCCTGAAGAACGGCACCCATCGCACCCTGGGCGTGAGCGTGGGCTTGCACCAGGTCACCCCCGGGCTCCAGATCCCCAAGGGAG ACACCCAACCCACTCCGACTCTCTCGGCGCCATCAGACCTCCCGCCCGGTCCGTACACCGTGATTGCTCTCGATCTGGACGCGCCGTTCGTCTCGTGGAATGTGATGAGTCCCATCGCTCATTGGATTCAAACTGGCCTCCACGTGAAGCAGCTCGGACAGGCCCTCGAGAGCGACGAACCGGCGATGGGCCCTTGGGCGGCTGCTGGCCCACCGCCTGGTGCGGCGCCGCATCGCTATGTGTTCTTCCTTTATAGCCAGAAGCCCGATTCGAGCCCGCCCCCGAACTTGACAGGGAAACCGATGGGACTCGGGCAGCGCATGAGATTCGATACCGAAGCGATCGTGAAGC